A DNA window from Bdellovibrio sp. BCCA contains the following coding sequences:
- a CDS encoding ABC transporter permease, with translation MGKVWALAKTTLREMLREKVFLVVVLIAVALLALSFLLGALSFAEQRKILTDFGFLAIQVAALGVSLFSGSYLLAKEIEKQTCLLILSRPVSREQFILGKIFGVLALNTLLLAALGVLLWALLGLWKEPNLWLSFVEICLSLWFESAVILCLVICFSLIVRPVLALGAGFMVFLLGHWLGDLTFFAEKSKEELFIQAVKVFHWITPNLYRMNWKSAYFLENGIPAQNVGWMIAHMTGWGILLILATNFFFRRKDIV, from the coding sequence ATGGGTAAAGTTTGGGCTTTAGCAAAAACTACTTTGCGTGAAATGTTGCGCGAAAAAGTGTTCCTCGTTGTGGTTTTGATCGCAGTCGCACTTTTAGCACTGAGTTTCTTACTTGGAGCTTTGTCTTTCGCGGAACAAAGAAAAATTCTCACAGACTTCGGATTCCTGGCGATTCAAGTGGCGGCCTTAGGTGTGTCTCTTTTTTCAGGCTCCTATTTACTAGCTAAAGAAATCGAAAAACAAACATGTCTTTTGATTCTTTCAAGACCCGTTAGTCGTGAGCAATTCATCCTCGGAAAAATCTTTGGTGTCCTTGCATTGAATACTCTTCTATTAGCCGCTTTGGGAGTTCTTCTTTGGGCGCTTTTAGGTCTTTGGAAGGAACCAAATCTTTGGCTATCATTTGTAGAAATATGTCTGAGCCTCTGGTTTGAAAGCGCTGTGATCTTGTGTCTGGTCATCTGCTTTAGTTTGATCGTCAGACCTGTGCTTGCATTGGGCGCAGGATTTATGGTTTTCCTTCTGGGGCATTGGCTGGGTGATCTGACGTTCTTCGCCGAAAAAAGCAAAGAAGAACTTTTCATTCAAGCCGTTAAAGTTTTCCATTGGATCACGCCCAATCTTTATCGCATGAACTGGAAGTCCGCTTACTTCTTGGAAAACGGAATTCCCGCGCAAAATGTGGGGTGGATGATCGCACACATGACAGGATGGGGAATTTTACTCATCCTTGCCACAAATTTCTTCTTCAGGAGAAAAGACATTGTCTAA
- a CDS encoding prepilin peptidase, giving the protein MDLTFYIFFFILGAIFGSFANVVIYRLPKEESVVKPRSYCYNCKTPIKWYDNIPIFSWFILRGKCRHCGAKFSFRYPLVELIMAGLFTLSFHYVGFSWSLLEYLIFIFGLVVCTFIDLDHMILPDEFTLSGIVIGLVGAALNPHREFLDALFGVLMGGGFLWGMAYVYYLLTKQEGMGGGDIKLLAWIGALLGWKAIPFVIMSSAIIGSVIGLIAARKQKAGLKTVIPFGPYLALGAILYLFGGETIALWYLNLFLPGLG; this is encoded by the coding sequence TTGGATCTTACTTTCTATATTTTCTTCTTTATTTTAGGAGCGATCTTTGGAAGTTTCGCCAACGTCGTGATTTATCGTCTGCCAAAAGAAGAAAGCGTCGTAAAGCCTCGCAGTTATTGTTACAACTGCAAAACGCCGATCAAATGGTACGACAATATTCCTATTTTTAGCTGGTTCATCCTGCGCGGAAAATGCCGTCACTGTGGCGCAAAATTCTCTTTCCGCTATCCACTCGTGGAATTGATCATGGCGGGACTTTTCACTTTAAGCTTTCACTACGTTGGATTTTCTTGGTCTTTGTTAGAATATCTGATTTTCATTTTCGGCCTCGTTGTCTGCACCTTTATCGATCTTGATCACATGATTTTGCCTGATGAATTCACTCTTTCAGGAATCGTGATTGGACTTGTTGGCGCCGCTCTAAATCCTCACCGCGAATTCTTGGACGCCCTTTTCGGCGTTTTAATGGGCGGTGGATTTTTGTGGGGCATGGCTTACGTGTATTATCTTCTAACAAAACAAGAAGGCATGGGCGGGGGAGATATCAAACTCCTTGCTTGGATCGGCGCGCTTCTTGGATGGAAGGCGATTCCTTTTGTGATTATGTCTTCAGCCATCATAGGAAGTGTGATTGGTTTGATCGCTGCAAGAAAACAGAAGGCTGGACTAAAGACTGTAATTCCTTTCGGACCCTACCTGGCCTTAGGTGCTATTTTGTATTTGTTCGGTGGAGAGACCATCGCTCTCTGGTACTTGAACCTATTTTTACCCGGCTTAGGCTAA
- the pilM gene encoding type IV pilus assembly protein PilM: MFFKSKKVIGLDIGTSSIKLAEMDFSGKGAQLLSFGFAPTPPNSVSGGEIVDIASVGIAIQSLINEVKSKRKSISTAMWGTAVIVKKITIPKMDKKLIKDQIRFEAEQYIPFDINNISLAHHILAGSSSPDTMDILLIAAQNELVTQYTQVIEVSGLSCGVLDVSGFALANAFELNYGKIPGEVVGILNFGASITNFVVVQNGEVIFCRDIPVGGANYTNEIHKAMGVTVAEAEALKLSAISRREVPDEVHSIISATNEAVTEEIRSSLDFLSATTNGLVLNRCFFTGGSSATSGLTETVSRVTGILMEPFNPFLRVKANPKKFSPEYLDQISSFAGVVTGLALREVGDAS, encoded by the coding sequence ATGTTTTTTAAATCGAAGAAAGTTATCGGACTCGATATCGGAACGAGTTCCATCAAACTGGCTGAAATGGACTTCAGTGGCAAAGGAGCCCAGTTGCTTTCTTTTGGTTTCGCGCCAACTCCGCCGAATTCTGTTTCTGGTGGTGAGATTGTTGATATCGCTTCGGTTGGTATCGCCATTCAATCTTTGATCAATGAAGTAAAATCCAAACGCAAGAGCATCTCTACGGCGATGTGGGGCACAGCCGTGATCGTGAAGAAAATCACGATTCCCAAAATGGATAAAAAACTTATCAAAGATCAAATCCGTTTCGAGGCCGAGCAATACATCCCGTTTGATATCAACAATATCAGCTTGGCCCATCATATTTTGGCGGGCAGCAGTTCTCCAGACACGATGGATATTTTATTGATCGCCGCTCAAAACGAACTCGTCACTCAGTACACGCAGGTGATTGAAGTGAGCGGACTTTCTTGCGGCGTTTTGGATGTGAGTGGTTTCGCTCTCGCAAATGCCTTCGAATTGAATTACGGAAAAATCCCTGGAGAAGTTGTCGGAATTCTCAACTTCGGCGCATCGATTACAAATTTCGTGGTCGTGCAAAATGGCGAAGTGATTTTCTGCCGTGATATTCCTGTGGGTGGTGCGAACTACACGAATGAAATCCACAAAGCGATGGGCGTGACAGTGGCTGAAGCCGAAGCCCTCAAACTCAGCGCGATCTCTCGCCGTGAAGTTCCCGACGAAGTTCACAGTATCATCAGCGCAACCAACGAAGCGGTGACAGAAGAGATTCGCAGCAGCTTGGACTTCTTAAGTGCGACAACAAATGGTCTTGTCTTGAACCGTTGCTTTTTCACGGGCGGAAGTTCTGCAACATCAGGCCTGACAGAGACAGTGTCTCGTGTGACTGGCATCTTGATGGAGCCATTTAATCCATTCTTGCGCGTGAAAGCGAATCCAAAAAAATTCTCTCCCGAATACTTGGATCAAATCAGCTCTTTTGCTGGCGTTGTGACAGGTCTCGCTTTGCGTGAAGTGGGGGATGCATCATGA
- a CDS encoding PilN domain-containing protein: protein MIKINLASGASISAGSPLGASLGISSDSFLAPDEMRKEALKRLVLILVGPLALYIYQNQNVPGKVADLNAKTQVLTELQNYNSKQAASVAEIKKFKEDEALIEARISALEKIAKDRQREIRVLDLLQTVIPEKAWLTRVQINPDKVNVQGLALSDFEVSSFLEALTKSAFLMDVNLVSSSEINQDGVMLKKFEISCLLERPE, encoded by the coding sequence ATGATTAAAATCAATCTGGCATCCGGAGCTTCTATCAGTGCAGGGTCTCCTCTTGGAGCTTCACTGGGAATTTCGTCAGACAGTTTCTTAGCTCCCGATGAGATGAGAAAAGAAGCCCTGAAGCGTTTGGTTTTGATTCTTGTGGGACCTTTGGCTTTATACATTTATCAAAATCAAAACGTGCCGGGCAAGGTTGCTGATCTCAATGCAAAAACGCAAGTTTTGACAGAGTTGCAAAACTACAACTCAAAACAAGCGGCCTCTGTTGCGGAGATCAAAAAGTTTAAAGAAGACGAAGCATTGATTGAGGCGCGTATTTCTGCGCTTGAAAAAATCGCCAAGGACCGTCAAAGAGAGATCCGCGTTTTGGATTTATTGCAAACTGTGATTCCTGAAAAGGCATGGCTCACACGCGTGCAAATCAATCCGGATAAAGTAAATGTGCAAGGTTTGGCTTTGAGTGATTTTGAAGTATCCTCTTTTTTGGAAGCGTTAACAAAGAGCGCATTCCTAATGGACGTGAACTTAGTAAGTTCAAGCGAGATCAATCAAGATGGCGTGATGTTAAAAAAGTTTGAAATTAGCTGTTTGTTGGAGAGACCCGAATGA
- a CDS encoding type 4a pilus biogenesis protein PilO, which produces MNKFFETLAAQQISKVLIIGLGLTAFYWYALYDDGSAVDAQIVQISQQLQEEENKKKDTDATLKQVQEMQEKVGQLSQKYQEISRRLPSVLFSIDINKAIDDFARNAGVSVKSKKPGDNVKKEVVEEVPVDVTLEGSYAELAQFSFLVSTAERMARVKNVVITESEPGSKKLKFEGQVVGYKLAPEEKKKPADGTAGTETPQ; this is translated from the coding sequence ATGAATAAGTTCTTTGAAACTCTCGCAGCACAACAAATCAGTAAGGTTCTGATCATCGGATTAGGGCTGACGGCATTTTATTGGTATGCACTTTACGACGACGGCTCTGCTGTTGACGCGCAAATCGTGCAAATCAGCCAACAGCTTCAAGAAGAAGAAAATAAGAAAAAAGACACGGACGCGACTTTAAAACAAGTGCAAGAGATGCAAGAGAAGGTCGGACAACTCAGTCAAAAATATCAAGAAATCTCTCGTCGTCTTCCGTCAGTGCTTTTCTCTATTGATATCAATAAAGCGATCGACGACTTCGCTCGCAATGCCGGCGTGAGTGTGAAATCGAAAAAACCAGGCGACAACGTTAAAAAAGAAGTCGTTGAAGAAGTTCCTGTGGATGTGACGTTGGAAGGAAGTTACGCGGAACTCGCGCAATTTTCTTTCTTGGTATCGACAGCAGAACGTATGGCTCGTGTGAAAAACGTCGTGATCACAGAGTCTGAACCCGGAAGTAAGAAGTTGAAATTTGAAGGTCAGGTGGTTGGTTACAAACTGGCTCCTGAAGAAAAGAAAAAACCTGCCGATGGAACGGCAGGAACGGAGACTCCGCAGTGA
- a CDS encoding pilus assembly protein PilP: MKSVRWIVSYILVASLGLWLAFAVSVKFMAPAHSQETPSNGDLPADFLKEVESTQVPPAGATPPGGGKQATPPPAQQQHAQPGAAAQPQQPPQQPNVPPPPMENEMPVGDGATAQTPPPASILPSDGYRYDPTGKRDPFKVFRTVRPKDNGGSDIAKPNEILEPLQRWEIERLQVVGILWDVRTPRAMIRDPDGAVFTVTKNSKIGRSEGFVAAIREGEVVVVETKYDDGKSVKETRVLELKK; encoded by the coding sequence GTGAAATCTGTAAGATGGATTGTATCTTACATTCTAGTAGCCTCTCTGGGACTTTGGCTTGCTTTTGCAGTGAGTGTGAAGTTCATGGCTCCTGCGCATTCTCAGGAAACTCCGTCTAACGGAGATTTGCCTGCGGACTTCTTAAAAGAAGTGGAATCGACACAAGTTCCTCCGGCGGGCGCAACTCCTCCTGGTGGTGGAAAGCAAGCGACTCCACCGCCAGCGCAACAACAGCATGCGCAGCCGGGAGCCGCAGCTCAACCTCAACAACCTCCGCAGCAACCCAATGTGCCGCCGCCACCTATGGAAAACGAAATGCCAGTGGGTGATGGAGCCACAGCGCAAACACCTCCACCAGCAAGTATTTTGCCGAGTGATGGTTACCGTTACGATCCGACAGGAAAAAGAGATCCGTTCAAAGTTTTCAGAACGGTTCGTCCTAAAGATAACGGCGGTTCCGACATCGCAAAACCGAATGAAATCCTAGAGCCATTGCAGCGTTGGGAAATCGAGCGTTTGCAGGTTGTCGGTATTTTGTGGGATGTGCGTACACCGCGCGCGATGATTCGCGATCCGGATGGCGCTGTATTTACTGTAACAAAAAATTCAAAGATCGGCCGAAGCGAAGGATTTGTAGCGGCCATCCGCGAGGGTGAAGTCGTTGTCGTAGAAACAAAATACGACGATGGAAAATCGGTTAAAGAAACTCGCGTCTTGGAATTGAAAAAGTAA
- a CDS encoding type IV pilus secretin PilQ: protein MKGLIRLFILSALIASITSCASRPVEDDLSLDGGESSSEVAPAESSGNQDDFADFEDGGGETKQAEAAPAQNDQDLAIEDEVNQAEGQPQEQAATPPAETVPAPAEEASPTEDPFADSSVADVPAPAPETPAPETPAPTVTETIPTPVQETAPTVSIPSGSPANITDLKFKANETGGTVVVQADKPLTYTTRTNPDLHQYIIEVDNANLPDRLKRSLNTKDIKGSIGAIDAYQNPGSTTARFVIQLREGVTEPAVQAEGNSLLIVANGAGTSAEAHEVAQADGTNVELSDAKILPSQNLTEFLSGNTKFYGKKISIETNNMDIRDALNFITEESGVNMVISEDVKGAVSLKLRQVPWDQALVVIMKAKKLGYTRQGNVLRIAPLQDLKAEEDDATKLAQARKNVEPLKVRMFPVSYAKVDELEKKIKDFLGDRGKVVGDVRTNALVVTDIEENLERAAKLIASLDTQPPQVLIESKIVEAQESFTRNIGINWGASGAPIKLGSTARGPVNMNPSFNINPTAATPGNLNFNVSVGTLDVFGTLQAALSLSESEGQVKILSAPRIMTMTNEKADINQTTEEPVRQVTQNGTATQETFQFKPLTLKLEVTPQVTADGSVIMKVTVNRQFRGADVSSAGQGAFAVNSREANTRVLVKNGQTAVIGGIYQSDAVENENGVPWFRELPVVSYLFKTKNVTRNKSELLVFLTPRIIGPVDAGPVAPTTQDF from the coding sequence ATGAAAGGACTCATTCGATTATTTATCCTAAGTGCGTTGATTGCTTCTATCACCTCTTGTGCCAGCCGTCCTGTTGAGGACGATTTGTCATTAGATGGTGGAGAATCCTCATCTGAAGTGGCTCCCGCGGAGTCTTCAGGCAATCAAGATGATTTTGCAGACTTTGAAGACGGCGGCGGCGAAACTAAACAAGCCGAAGCGGCTCCTGCGCAAAACGATCAAGATTTAGCGATTGAAGATGAAGTCAATCAAGCGGAAGGACAACCTCAAGAGCAGGCGGCAACACCACCTGCAGAGACAGTTCCTGCTCCGGCTGAAGAAGCTTCGCCAACAGAAGATCCATTTGCTGACAGCTCAGTGGCAGACGTTCCAGCGCCAGCTCCAGAAACTCCGGCACCGGAAACTCCAGCTCCGACTGTGACAGAGACGATTCCAACTCCAGTGCAAGAGACAGCGCCTACAGTGTCTATTCCATCTGGATCTCCTGCGAACATCACGGATTTGAAGTTTAAAGCCAATGAAACAGGTGGAACTGTTGTCGTTCAAGCGGACAAGCCGTTGACCTACACGACACGCACAAATCCTGATTTGCACCAGTATATTATCGAAGTCGACAATGCGAACTTGCCGGACCGTTTGAAGCGTTCTTTGAATACAAAGGACATCAAAGGCAGCATCGGTGCGATCGATGCTTATCAAAATCCAGGTTCAACAACGGCACGCTTTGTTATTCAATTGCGTGAAGGTGTAACAGAGCCCGCAGTTCAAGCCGAAGGCAACAGTCTTTTGATCGTAGCTAACGGCGCTGGAACTTCTGCGGAGGCACACGAGGTTGCTCAAGCAGACGGAACCAATGTGGAGTTGTCTGACGCGAAAATTTTGCCAAGCCAGAACTTGACGGAATTCCTCTCTGGGAACACAAAGTTTTACGGTAAAAAGATCTCTATCGAAACAAATAACATGGATATCCGCGACGCTTTGAACTTCATCACTGAAGAGAGTGGCGTGAACATGGTGATCTCTGAAGATGTCAAAGGAGCGGTGAGTTTGAAACTTCGCCAAGTTCCTTGGGACCAAGCTTTGGTTGTGATCATGAAAGCGAAAAAACTCGGTTACACTCGTCAAGGCAACGTGCTTCGTATCGCTCCTCTTCAAGACTTGAAAGCGGAAGAAGATGATGCAACGAAATTGGCGCAGGCTCGCAAGAACGTGGAGCCTTTGAAAGTTCGCATGTTCCCAGTAAGCTACGCGAAAGTGGACGAGCTTGAAAAGAAAATCAAAGATTTCTTGGGTGATCGCGGTAAGGTGGTTGGCGATGTTCGTACCAACGCCCTTGTTGTGACGGATATCGAAGAAAATCTAGAGCGTGCAGCGAAACTAATTGCAAGTCTTGATACGCAACCTCCGCAAGTTTTGATCGAATCGAAAATCGTGGAAGCGCAAGAAAGCTTCACTCGTAATATCGGTATTAATTGGGGTGCTTCTGGTGCGCCAATTAAATTGGGTTCGACAGCGCGTGGTCCTGTGAACATGAATCCAAGCTTTAACATCAACCCGACAGCGGCGACTCCGGGCAACTTGAATTTCAACGTGAGCGTGGGAACTCTGGATGTCTTCGGAACTCTGCAAGCGGCGTTGTCTTTGTCTGAAAGTGAAGGGCAGGTGAAAATCCTCTCTGCTCCACGAATCATGACAATGACGAATGAAAAAGCAGATATCAATCAGACGACGGAAGAACCAGTTCGTCAGGTGACTCAAAACGGGACAGCAACTCAAGAGACGTTCCAGTTTAAGCCATTGACGTTGAAACTTGAGGTGACTCCACAGGTGACAGCCGACGGATCTGTTATAATGAAAGTCACTGTGAATAGACAATTCCGTGGTGCGGACGTGAGTAGTGCGGGTCAAGGTGCGTTTGCGGTCAACAGCCGTGAAGCCAACACTCGCGTACTTGTGAAAAACGGTCAAACAGCGGTCATCGGTGGTATCTACCAAAGCGACGCTGTTGAGAATGAAAACGGTGTACCTTGGTTCCGTGAGCTTCCAGTTGTGAGTTACTTGTTTAAAACAAAGAACGTCACAAGAAACAAATCGGAGCTGCTAGTTTTCCTTACACCAAGAATCATCGGTCCGGTTGACGCAGGTCCAGTAGCTCCGACAACTCAAGATTTTTAA
- a CDS encoding replication-associated recombination protein A: MDLFSASAAASSSSPLSEILRPKNLDEIIGQDKTLGPKSKLGQMLRKGYLPSLIIWGPPGTGKTTFALALSQHFNAHFVNINAVDSGAKALREIGEEGKDRRLQLQQKTVLFVDEIHRFNKAQQDVLLPFVEKGDLVLIGATTENPSYELNRALLSRCRVVIFERLSEEDLSKIVSRAETHYKKQLDMILTKEAINNLLEYSDGDARRLINSLEILYNFTKDQEDGERLDVNDMRELLQQNPLGYDKSSEMHYDLISAFIKSVRGSDPDAAVYYLARMIDGGEDPIFIARRLIVLASEDIGNADPRAISVAIAGLQAVEAIGLPEGAITLSQVTTYLASCPKSNASYMALNKARELVEKTRTLPVPLHLRSAKTALAKDLGYGRDYKYPHNYPTGWVDQSYLPPEVSEAQLYEPTTRGFEKTIREYLSWMKGTNKP; the protein is encoded by the coding sequence ATGGACCTATTTTCCGCCTCTGCCGCAGCCTCAAGCTCATCTCCACTTTCAGAAATTCTTCGCCCGAAGAATTTAGATGAGATCATTGGCCAAGATAAAACCTTGGGACCAAAATCAAAGCTCGGCCAGATGTTGCGCAAAGGTTATTTGCCAAGCCTCATTATCTGGGGGCCTCCAGGAACGGGAAAAACCACCTTTGCGCTGGCTTTATCTCAGCATTTCAACGCTCATTTCGTAAATATCAACGCCGTGGACTCGGGAGCCAAAGCCTTAAGAGAAATCGGTGAAGAGGGCAAAGACCGCCGTCTACAGCTCCAGCAAAAAACCGTGCTTTTCGTCGACGAAATTCATCGTTTTAATAAAGCCCAACAAGACGTCCTTCTGCCGTTCGTGGAAAAAGGCGATCTCGTTCTCATCGGCGCCACCACGGAAAATCCAAGCTATGAATTAAATCGAGCTTTGCTCAGTCGCTGCCGTGTCGTTATTTTTGAACGACTTTCTGAAGAAGACCTTAGCAAGATCGTCAGTCGAGCGGAAACTCACTACAAAAAACAGCTCGATATGATCCTCACCAAAGAGGCGATCAACAATCTACTTGAATATTCTGACGGAGATGCGCGCAGACTCATCAACAGTCTCGAAATTCTCTACAATTTCACAAAAGATCAAGAGGATGGCGAGCGTCTTGATGTGAACGACATGCGCGAGCTTCTTCAGCAAAATCCGCTGGGTTACGACAAAAGCTCCGAGATGCACTATGATCTTATATCGGCATTCATCAAAAGCGTGCGCGGAAGCGATCCCGATGCGGCCGTCTACTATCTCGCACGCATGATCGACGGAGGAGAAGATCCTATTTTCATCGCCCGCCGTTTGATTGTCTTAGCGTCTGAAGATATCGGCAACGCCGACCCAAGAGCAATCTCTGTCGCCATCGCAGGTCTTCAAGCTGTCGAAGCGATCGGTCTTCCCGAAGGAGCCATCACTCTTTCACAAGTAACGACGTATTTAGCCTCATGCCCGAAATCAAACGCCTCCTATATGGCGTTGAATAAAGCCCGCGAACTTGTAGAAAAAACCAGAACATTGCCAGTCCCATTGCATTTGCGTTCGGCAAAAACCGCTCTCGCAAAAGATTTAGGATACGGCCGAGATTATAAGTATCCGCACAACTATCCGACAGGATGGGTCGACCAAAGTTATCTTCCACCTGAAGTCAGCGAAGCTCAATTGTATGAGCCAACAACTCGCGGTTTCGAAAAAACAATCCGCGAATACTTATCTTGGATGAAGGGAACAAACAAACCCTAA
- a CDS encoding cupin domain-containing protein: MIITRWQAPIVPSKQQVHMILESEGLEPYDEIYEPQMKVQDHRHPFAEVRVIVSGEMIFNISGNQFVLRPGDRLEIPANTKHSHVAQGTQTCVCVCAQRAI; this comes from the coding sequence ATGATCATCACTCGTTGGCAAGCACCGATCGTTCCAAGCAAACAACAGGTTCACATGATTTTGGAATCTGAAGGTTTGGAACCTTATGACGAAATCTATGAACCGCAAATGAAGGTTCAAGATCACCGTCATCCGTTCGCCGAAGTGCGCGTGATTGTTTCGGGAGAGATGATCTTTAATATTTCTGGTAACCAGTTTGTGTTGCGCCCGGGAGATCGCTTAGAGATTCCTGCGAATACAAAACACTCGCACGTTGCTCAAGGCACGCAGACTTGCGTGTGTGTTTGCGCTCAAAGAGCTATTTAA
- a CDS encoding alpha/beta fold hydrolase, whose protein sequence is MKILSLLFMMSLIAACATTGKSSSKAKESVGTKEAKGFDADLTQYKYPFEVKYFSFKSQEQDLKMAYMDIPAGKPSDKIIVLLHGKNFPGAYFEHVILGLNQEGYRVIVPDQIGFGKSSKPKNYQYSFQTLSQNTKNLLHSLGVEKFYLLGHSMGGMVATRFTLMYPESVTKLFLVNPIGLEDWKTMTGYRNIDEAYKAELASTPEKIKQYQLDSYYDGKWKSEYDKWLEVPTGWLEGPDYPVIAWNAALTSDMIFTQPVFYEFKNIKAPTVLIIGDRDRTAIGKAWATEEMKKKMGNYPVISKQVSHMIPKSKLVMLKGLGHMPFIEDFEAFWKVFKKNLDRK, encoded by the coding sequence ATGAAAATTCTTTCTCTGTTATTTATGATGTCTTTGATTGCGGCTTGCGCGACAACGGGTAAGTCTTCTTCTAAAGCGAAAGAATCTGTGGGTACGAAAGAAGCAAAAGGCTTCGATGCCGACCTCACTCAGTATAAATATCCTTTCGAAGTAAAATATTTTTCTTTCAAATCTCAAGAGCAAGATTTGAAGATGGCTTACATGGATATTCCTGCAGGTAAGCCCAGTGATAAGATCATTGTTCTTTTGCACGGAAAAAACTTTCCCGGTGCTTACTTTGAACATGTGATCCTGGGACTGAATCAAGAAGGCTACCGTGTGATTGTTCCGGATCAAATTGGGTTTGGAAAATCCTCAAAGCCTAAGAACTATCAATACAGCTTCCAAACCCTCTCACAGAATACAAAAAATCTTTTACATAGCCTGGGAGTCGAAAAGTTTTATCTTTTAGGTCACTCGATGGGTGGAATGGTCGCGACAAGATTTACACTGATGTATCCTGAGAGTGTGACAAAATTATTTTTGGTGAATCCGATTGGTTTAGAAGATTGGAAAACGATGACAGGCTATCGCAATATCGACGAAGCCTATAAGGCCGAGCTTGCAAGCACTCCTGAAAAGATAAAACAGTACCAGCTAGATAGTTATTACGATGGAAAATGGAAATCTGAATACGATAAATGGCTTGAAGTTCCGACAGGATGGTTAGAAGGTCCCGACTATCCTGTGATTGCCTGGAATGCCGCTTTAACTTCTGACATGATTTTTACTCAGCCGGTTTTTTATGAATTTAAAAATATCAAAGCGCCAACTGTTTTGATTATTGGAGATCGCGATCGCACGGCTATTGGAAAGGCATGGGCTACGGAAGAAATGAAAAAGAAAATGGGAAATTATCCCGTTATCAGCAAACAAGTTTCACACATGATTCCCAAGAGTAAACTTGTGATGCTGAAGGGTTTAGGACACATGCCTTTCATCGAAGATTTCGAAGCATTTTGGAAAGTCTTTAAGAAAAATCTCGATAGAAAATAA
- a CDS encoding MIDAS family adhesin, translating into MNALTRMAALSFLVGLYVGCSPVKFALDDSKCKESGCIVENGKYSFNYTATAGRGKVDILIVNDNSASMSFEQARLAPRFNNFISELDNQKIDYRIAMTTTDVARSDAGSLISFGGNPYITGNHSDRFNLFNQTIQRPETLACEKFIANWIRNNGGNRDSINSSAYSQEYARNCPSGDERGVYAANLVVNNNPSSFIRSDAHLAVIFLADEDERSGLYQNQGYALEQMDQPGYFVSNVKAKLGEDKFNSLSVHAIVVKDQNCLNQQNSQALDNYSPTVGLVTGSYGNVYLSFTNAGWGSSADICSNDYTTQLGQIRSKISERIKDIVLNCSNPTDLVVTVSGSPVSHHLEGKTLKFNQYLAPGTSVSLSYKCSSLD; encoded by the coding sequence ATGAATGCGCTCACCAGAATGGCAGCATTGTCCTTTTTAGTAGGACTTTACGTGGGATGTTCCCCTGTGAAGTTCGCGTTGGACGACAGCAAATGTAAAGAAAGCGGTTGTATCGTTGAAAACGGGAAATACTCGTTCAACTATACGGCGACGGCGGGTCGTGGAAAAGTCGACATTCTGATTGTGAACGACAACTCAGCTTCGATGTCGTTTGAACAAGCGCGCTTGGCTCCTCGCTTTAATAACTTTATTTCTGAATTAGATAATCAAAAGATCGACTATCGTATCGCAATGACAACAACAGATGTCGCAAGGTCCGATGCGGGAAGTTTAATTTCTTTTGGCGGAAATCCTTATATTACCGGAAATCATTCAGACAGATTCAATTTGTTTAATCAAACGATTCAAAGACCGGAGACTTTGGCTTGCGAAAAGTTCATTGCAAACTGGATCCGTAACAACGGTGGTAACAGAGACTCCATCAATTCATCAGCTTATTCTCAAGAGTACGCAAGAAATTGCCCATCAGGTGATGAGCGTGGCGTTTACGCTGCGAACTTAGTTGTGAATAACAATCCTTCAAGCTTTATCCGTAGTGATGCTCACTTGGCTGTGATCTTCTTGGCGGACGAGGATGAAAGAAGCGGTCTTTATCAAAATCAAGGTTATGCTCTTGAGCAAATGGATCAACCTGGTTACTTCGTCAGCAACGTCAAAGCGAAATTGGGTGAAGATAAATTCAATTCTTTGAGTGTGCATGCGATTGTTGTGAAAGATCAAAACTGCTTAAACCAACAAAATAGCCAAGCGTTGGACAACTACAGTCCGACAGTGGGATTGGTGACGGGCAGTTACGGAAACGTTTACCTTTCATTCACAAATGCCGGCTGGGGAAGCTCAGCGGATATTTGTTCGAATGATTATACGACTCAGTTGGGTCAAATTCGCTCGAAAATTTCAGAGCGTATTAAGGACATCGTGTTGAACTGTTCAAATCCAACAGACCTTGTTGTGACGGTTTCAGGAAGCCCTGTTTCTCATCACTTGGAAGGCAAGACGTTGAAGTTCAATCAATACTTGGCTCCAGGCACGAGCGTGAGCTTGTCATACAAGTGCAGCTCTTTGGACTAA